gaaaatattaaattaatctaAAAGTTGCATAAGCTACCATCGATTGGTtcaacaatttattttaattcaacATGGTCAATGACAGAATTCATTAATGGggcttaattgaatttttttagctATATGAGCTTAATTGGGTGCACATTTaatatagggacttaattgattTTTCACATTTTTAAAGGCTTCTTTGACATATAAACCTTATTTTTAATCTAAGGGTTAATTTTTATTTGGGTCTCATTTAAATAGTTCTCATTACAGTtcccataaaaataaaaaataaaaaccaattAAGGCCTACTGAAAAAAGTGCATCTAACTAAGCCGTGAGTgacataaaaaaaaaatcctttcGTTAATATCAAACTAGTTCGACTATTAATGAATTTTAATGTGACTGACAAAAATAATGAGAAACTAAAATGTGACATGCCAcataaataaaagtttaaaaataataaaaatacacaTCTAAAATAAATCTGGACACACGGACAATCAAATTTATCTAAATCTGGACATtctttatttagatttatttataaCGAGCATAAAAATGTAAaacttataataaatataaaatatatatatatatatatatatatatatacaacgaCAAGTGATGAATATTACTTCAGCAGCTGTAGAATAAAAAGGCAGGTGATGAAATACATATGTTGAAATAAAGaagaattttttaaatatatatagggTGGATATTTGATTTAGTGACcatgtaaatttttattttacaaacaatttaaaaattaagatgtatatatcttttaaaatatttatttattttaatgttttattatgcCCTATAAAATGCTGGTCAACCTTTGATCCTATTTTATGTAAAATTTCGTTAAAATatatcaaataagttttcatagGGAGTGTATATATTTTACTATGCTTGGGATAGATTAaatattaaactttaaaaaagaggaaaaacggattaccatatatatatatatatatatatatatatatatatatataatcacaaatattgtgagtatatttattttatcattattggAATATAATCAATGTTAAGCGTAAAAGTTATAGATGTTATTTCATCATATTTTAGCATATATATAATCACAACTCATTTTATTTGGCAGCGGTTGAGTTCATATTGATTGCATAtgtataatttttacaatttttaataattactaatttattaatatttttttaattttacactcatccaaaataaatttaaataagtttaaatttAAATGATGTTTAAATCTATTTATCTAAATTCATTTTAGACATGtgtttttattaatcttttataacttttagtttttattaactattgactcttttttttttatattttttgcttTCTTAAGATGCCATGAGAAAATATTTATTCATGCCACATGTAAGTTTTTATTACGTTAACTATCAAATTGATCAGTAATAATTCTCGTTAAAGGAAGAGGTTAATAGATTTTGTGGGGTCATCAAAGTTCAATTGGGCGCACTGtttaattaattttgagtaaATTACACTAGTAATCATTTAATTATTAGTATTTTTTATCATCCAATTAAGAAAATTTACTAAATAGTCACCTAACTATTAAATCTTGTCTTTTTTTGTCACCGGTTAATAAACTGTGGTATATTTTAAATTGACATAATAGCAACTTAACCTCAACATTTATACATTATATTTAATCTTAATTCTAAAAATCTAATTagataatttgtaaatattgAGAGTTAAAGTTGCTATTATTTTCACTTTAAAAGCTACTATTGTTAACCAACTAATGactaaaagacaaaattaaaagttgaatgaccatttcataaattttcttaattaaatgaaaaaagaaaatacTAATAGTCAGCTACCCTTAATTTGTTGATTTTTAGTAAAAGCTTTTTAAACCTTCAGCCTCTATTCTCAAAATTTGATGATAAATCATGATATGGTTGATTGATAATATATAAAAGGCATAATGAATTTTTTTCCTCTAACTTTATAAAAATTCATTTTAGctcttcatttttatttttatttgtctcTTTTGCACTTGAACTTATACTTTTTATCATATCAccccaaaataaaaagaaaagttaaCGTTTGTTAATTTTTGCTAACAGGCCACATATGGATTATCATGTAGATGAcatgtcaacatttaattaatttagaaaaataaaattaataagtattttttatagtttttatatatactttttaaaccattttaatgatttttattttaaaaataatttttaaattttaaaaattaattaaatgttgacgTGTTATCTACCTAACAATTCACATGTATGTCATTTCAGCAAAGTTAACACATCTTAACTTTTCTATCTATTTTGATGTGATTTAACAAAAATACAAGTTTAAGAGCTAAAAgaagtaaaaattaaataaatggttaaaataattttttataaagttggaaGGTAAAAAAGTTATTATGCAAAAATTATAAACAGTTGTAGTATGCATCAAACTTAAACCAAATATTAAATTAAGGAATAGTAATAaacaaaattctttttttttttttaaggtttaGTAATAGCCAAAACTAAAGTCTAGAATTGTTGCACTACGATTTCCAATCCCAGAATTGTATGGCGTAATTAGAATTAGTTAATGCTTGCTCGCTCTTTCACTCAAAAGTCAAAGTCAAACAAAAACTAAAACCATAAGGTGGAGTTGACTTTTCAGGTTTCTTTAATTATAAAATCTCAAGGACTTTGGAAGTTATGCATTTGCAGCTATGGACAATGGCCATATGAATTATATATAAGCTATCTCCAAAGACAAAGTCCTTGAGCCTATCTCAAAGTGAAAGCCACTTTTTAAATCTTAAAATTCCCAACTTGGACACTAGCATTTTACCTACTCCTTTTACCTCACTTATATTTGGCAAATATGCTGTCAGCACTGTTACTACTAATGACCCAATCTTCCTTTTGGACCTTTTCCACTCTCATAGGAGCCAAATCCCCCTCATTTTATATCCACTTGCCTCTCTTATTGTTTTTCCCTATCCTTTTGACGTTTTAGTTAATGtatgagtatttttttttttcattacacCAATGTGATGCATCTTATTAATGTTTTGTGTTGAACATGTATGTATGAATGTATGTATGTTTAACAGATGGCAACGGCAGTACTGAATGTTACTTTGGTTCTTGCTCTTTTCTCATGTTACTTTGCTCTTCTTGCTTCGGCACAGGCACAGCTTACTTATCCACCAGAAGGTTGATTTTGTTTGGTTTATAATATATTCTTTGTTACTTCATCATATTGCATTGTTAAACCAGTTTCGAAATGCCTGTGTTGAATTTTCCAGTTGACGCACTGCAAGCTATTCGGCGTAAGCTTAAAGATCCGAGAAAAAATCTAAGGAACTGGAGAAAAGGAGATCCTTGCGTTTCGAACTGGACCGGAGTAATCTGCACCATGCCTCAACCTGATGGCTTTTTGCATATTCAAGAACTGTGTGTATTTTCATGTATTCATTGGTTGCCATcattattttgtttaaaatgagtGATACGTTGTAATGTTTTGGGCAGGCGGATGCTAAACTTGAATCTTACTGGAAAGCTTGCTCCTGAACTTGGCCAGCTATCTAATTTGACTGTACTGTAAGTGGTGCCAATGTTTTGGAGACTTCAGATATTTACTCAAGTTCACCAAATTCTTGCCTTACCATCAATGACTCCTTACTTGGTGCAGGAATTTTATGTGGAATCACAATATTACAGGAAGTATACCTAAGGAGATAGGCAATATAAAATCATTGAAGTTCCTGTAAGCAAACTCATATTCAGAAGCTAACAAAAGCAAGTTTCAAGTAAATGAATGCAGAAACCTTATAAGATTAGTGATCATGGTTGCAGGCTTTTAAGTGGGAATCAGCTTTCAGGACCTTTGTCCGACGAGCTCGGTTTTCTTCCTAACTTGTTGATGTTTCAGGTGGATTTGAATCAGATAACAGGTTCACTGCCCAAATCTTTTGTCAACCTCATCAGCTGCAGGCACTTGTGAGTAAATAATACtactaaattaaatttaaatgctTTTTATGTTATGAAGTAAtgcattaatataataatttttctaTGCATTTTGTTAACTGCAGTCACATGAACAACAACTCAATCAGTGGGCAGATTCCGTCAGAGCTCAGCAGCATGCCTGCACTTATACATTTGTAAGCTCAGTACTAATTCCATTGTCACAAATTCTGGGCTGTTATGGATGAATCACTTTAATATAGCTTATATCCATGATGGATGTGCAGTCTGCTGGACAACAATAACTTAACGGGGAATCTACCACCAGAGTTTTCACAGATGCCTAAATTGAGAATACTGTAAGTTTACTGTTAATTAATATCTTGAATTGGATGGAATTTTGATTACATCTCATACTAGTATTTGTTTGTATTGCAGTCAACTTGATAATAACAATTTTGGTGGAACAGAGATTCCGGCTTCTTATGGCAACATGTCCAACCTAGTGAAATTGTCAGCTTCTTTCCCTTTCTCTATTGACTATCAGTTTATTCAAAGGGAAAAAGGATATAAAGATTAGACCAGTATTCATTTCTTTCAAAATGTTGTCAAGTCGAAATGGCTAAAATCGCGCATGATTTTATTGAATTCATCTGTACAGGAGTCTTAGGAATTGCAGCTTGCAAGGAGCCATTCCTGATTTCAGCAGTATTAAAACATTTCGCTATCTGTAAGCCTTTCCAGCATTTATAGGAGTTTGTTTACATACTAATCTATTGTTTGATATATTTAAACACTACTTTGTGTTGGCCTGTCATACGGCAGTGATCTGAGCCGTAACCAACTTACTGGAGGGATACCAACAAATAAGCTTTCTGATAACGTTACTACAATGTAAGGGTGGTTGATGCTACCATTGATTTATTATATGAATTTTCTTCTTCACTGATAAGCTAAAACGAGTCATCATTGCTTTGGTTCTCTATACGAGGCAGTGATCTATCCTATAATTTGCTCAACGGATCTATTCCTTCAAACTTTTCAGGCCTTCCTCGTCTTCAGAGATTGTAAGACTTAGTCTTCATTTTTTtactttcaatttcttttacaAGAAATTTATATTGCATATAGGTCTTTGAAAATCTTTTGAGAAGCCATATAGGATGATCTTTAATGATGGTCTGCATTTTGTTGTTGGTGCGCAGGTCACTCGAAAACAATTTGTTAACAGGAGATGTTCCCTCCGATTTTTGGCAAAATGAGAACCTTACTGCTACGGCAAGACTTATCATGTAAGTCATTAAGGCCGAAAGGTATCATTTCCATTTTCAGCTTCATTTATACCTAATCATCAGTGCATGCACCTGCTTTTACCTGCAGAGACTTCCGGAACAATTCGCTTTTGAATATTTCTGGCAGTATAGATCCTCCTTCAAATGTTACAATCAGGTGAGAGCATTGTCACTTATTTGTAGCATTGTAAAGTTGCAAAATAATATGATAATCTCTGATACATTAGTGCTGCATGCCCTGCATACTTAACTTAGGCTTGAAGGCAACCCTGTTTGCGCCTCAGCAAATCAACTAAACATAGCTCGGTTCTGCGGGATTACAATCGGAGATGATGATTTTGTGCCAGGAACTGGAGATGAAACAGGAAGCTCAAGTAACTCTAGTGACAGCTGCAAACCTCAATCTTGCCCTACGGATGATAATTTTGAATTTGTCCCAGATTCTCCTGTTGATTGCTTCTGTGCTGCACCTTTTGAAGTCGGGTTACGTTTACGAAGTCCTACCATATCGGATTTTCGCCCCTATATTGTCCCGTACAAAGAGTTCATTACATTCAACCTGGGATTGGATCTTTATCAACTATATGTTAAATCATTTATATGGCAAGAGGGTCCTAGGCTTCgcctgtttttaaaatttttccctcAGTATATCAATAACACTAATAAATTCAATAACAGTGAGATACAACGGATCAGGGACATAATTGCTACATTTGCGATCCCTTCCAATGACACCTTTGGTCCATATGAGCTGATCGATTTTACGCTCCTCGGACCTTATTCAAACAGTATGCTTATGCCATCTAATTTTTCCTTCATACATGTTCAGTTTTATTTCAGTCTTTAGTGAAAGTTACTTCATTTATTGCAGTTGATCTCCAGCCCGTGGAATCAGGAGGAATAAGCAAAGGCGCCCTAACTGGAATCATACTAGGGACTATATCGTTCGTAGTTGCAATATCTTTGGCAATTACGGTTTTCGTCTACAAAAGGCAAACCAAATCTGGGCATGAAGTGACGAAGAAACAGTCATGTAAGTCCAGATCCGAGAATAATATATGCAGTGATTGCATATAAAACGTAAAGGCAATATTAACGATCCTTTTTCCTTCTTTATTCTCACTGCAGCTGGAAAAGTTCCCATCAGAACTGAAAGTGTTAAGGAATTCAGCTTTGTAGAACTTGAAGCAGCTACAGATGGATTCAAAGATAACGTACGAATTGGTCAAGGAGGCTACGGAAAGGTTTACAAAGGCATTTTGGCtaatggaacagtggttgcagTTAAGCGTGCGCAACAAGGATCTTTGCAGGGTCAGACAGAGTTCATAACTGAAATACAACTGCTGTCACGATTACATCATCGGAACCTGGTTTCATTGATCGGATACTGTAGCGAACAAGATGAGCAGGTACATTCTATAAATTCAATGCTGCAATGCGATGAAATTAACTTGTATATTCCCTTTGGACACTTAATGCTCCATGGCTTTTTTCTTCCCAGATGTTAGTATATGAGTTTATGCCCAATGGTTCTCTCCATGATCTTCTCTCAGGTAAATTTTTCCAGCTACACTGATTTTAACTGTTGCTGCATGCATAACAAATATTGTTGGGAAATTGCAGATAGATACAGACATACGTTGAGTTTCCCCATGCGAATGCGTATTGCGTTGGGTTCGGCCAAAGGCATCCTCTACCTTCATAACGAAGCATACCCACCAATAATCCATCGGGACATCAAGGCAAACAACATATTGTTGGACTTCAAGTTTGCTCCTAAAGTTTCTGATTTCGGAATCTCAAGGCTTGCTCCACTACCAGATGCCGAAGGAACTTCAGCTCACGTGTCCACGCTTGTCAAAGGAACACCGGTAAGACTAAATAGAGCTTTTCCATGAACACTTGAGCTGTCATTTGATGCTTGAACTTGATTTCCAGTTTTGTATGTAGGGTTACCTGGATCCAGAATATTTCTTGACTCACAAGTTAACCGATAAAAGTGATGTCTATAGCCTTGGAATAGTGTTTCTGGAACTTTTGACAGGGATGCTGCCTATCTCTCATGGCAGAAACATTGTCCGGGAGGtactaattattatatatttatgctAGCTACAAAAAACAGAGATGTTTAGCGAAAATGATAATAAAGTAAACTAACAGACATGTGCTACAGGTTTTTGGGGCATGTCAATCTGGGTTGATGTTTTCCATCATAGACCAGAGCATGGGTGCTTACTCTTCTGAAATCATCAAGAAATTTATGGCACTGGCCCTCAAGTGTTGCCTGGATGATCCCAAGGAACGACCGACCATGTTGGAAGTTGTAAGAGAGTTGGAGAACTTATGTTCACAGCTGCCGGAGACAGAGATGAGTGCACCTGGAACAGGAACAGGAACAGGATCAGAATCAGATGCATCCAATGCATCCCCTTCGTTGCCTCTCTACTCTGGAAGGAATTCTCAACCTACCAATGAAATCTATGGAAGTGAACTAGTGAGCGGAGTTA
The Gossypium arboreum isolate Shixiya-1 chromosome 10, ASM2569848v2, whole genome shotgun sequence genome window above contains:
- the LOC108488687 gene encoding probable LRR receptor-like serine/threonine-protein kinase At5g37450, with protein sequence MATAVLNVTLVLALFSCYFALLASAQAQLTYPPEVDALQAIRRKLKDPRKNLRNWRKGDPCVSNWTGVICTMPQPDGFLHIQELRMLNLNLTGKLAPELGQLSNLTVLNFMWNHNITGSIPKEIGNIKSLKFLLLSGNQLSGPLSDELGFLPNLLMFQVDLNQITGSLPKSFVNLISCRHFHMNNNSISGQIPSELSSMPALIHFLLDNNNLTGNLPPEFSQMPKLRILQLDNNNFGGTEIPASYGNMSNLVKLSLRNCSLQGAIPDFSSIKTFRYLDLSRNQLTGGIPTNKLSDNVTTIDLSYNLLNGSIPSNFSGLPRLQRLSLENNLLTGDVPSDFWQNENLTATARLIIDFRNNSLLNISGSIDPPSNVTIRLEGNPVCASANQLNIARFCGITIGDDDFVPGTGDETGSSSNSSDSCKPQSCPTDDNFEFVPDSPVDCFCAAPFEVGLRLRSPTISDFRPYIVPYKEFITFNLGLDLYQLYVKSFIWQEGPRLRLFLKFFPQYINNTNKFNNSEIQRIRDIIATFAIPSNDTFGPYELIDFTLLGPYSNIDLQPVESGGISKGALTGIILGTISFVVAISLAITVFVYKRQTKSGHEVTKKQSSGKVPIRTESVKEFSFVELEAATDGFKDNVRIGQGGYGKVYKGILANGTVVAVKRAQQGSLQGQTEFITEIQLLSRLHHRNLVSLIGYCSEQDEQMLVYEFMPNGSLHDLLSDRYRHTLSFPMRMRIALGSAKGILYLHNEAYPPIIHRDIKANNILLDFKFAPKVSDFGISRLAPLPDAEGTSAHVSTLVKGTPGYLDPEYFLTHKLTDKSDVYSLGIVFLELLTGMLPISHGRNIVREVFGACQSGLMFSIIDQSMGAYSSEIIKKFMALALKCCLDDPKERPTMLEVVRELENLCSQLPETEMSAPGTGTGTGSESDASNASPSLPLYSGRNSQPTNEIYGSELVSGVIPTIRPR